A genomic stretch from Aedes albopictus strain Foshan chromosome 2, AalbF5, whole genome shotgun sequence includes:
- the LOC134286449 gene encoding uncharacterized protein LOC134286449: MAVSDDLEELMARFWSCEEVGAVSKFSSEEAHCEENYERTVKRESDGRYTVTLPKNPEVLAEIGESKDIALRRLRAVERRLSKDELLRKQYSDFMTEYLELGHMRMVNDCEENRVKRCFLPHHPVIKESSTTTKVRVVFDASCKTSTGVSLNDALYAGPVVQQDLRSIVLRSRIRQVMVVADVEKMFRQIWTNLEDTPLQCVLWTSPDGKVSTYELLTVTYGTKSAPYLATRTLKQLASDERDKFPLAAPTIEEDVYMDDVISGAEAIELRRQVDAMMISGGFKLRKWASNRPEVLRGIPKENLALPDSNGIDWDQDAEVKTLGLTWLPNVDQFRFKFEISPITEHQILTKRQVLCFTARLFDPLGLLGATITSAKIFMQRLWCLKNEEGQNLQWDDPLPEMVGEEWRTFHEQLPSLNKIRIPRCVIGPDSVSVEYHCFSDASTVAYCATIYVRSQRDDGAVSVRLLTSKSKLAPLKVQSLPRLELCGALLAAQLWEKVADSLKTDGRVQFWTDSTCVLHWIRSPPGTWTTFVANRVAKIQGLTEADQWRHVPGVTNPADLISRGISPNNILGNDMWWHGPTWLLQNPESWPKPVKNTPEEELEKRRNVVACTSSKESGFISDFLAKFSSFTRLIRMTAYWLRFLNNLRCSADEKRTGYLTSRELQAAEQTILQKVQEESFPDEISKLLAGTPVARNSPLRWYNPQMDENGILRVGGRLAHSEESPRTKHPIVLPARHALTELILQHHHQMYLHAGPQLLLGTVRQRYWPLGGRNLARKVVHECQRCFRAKPSAMQQQMGELPAARVTVSRPFSKAGVDFFGPVYLRAGRGRTPTKAYVAIFVCMATKAVHMELVSDLSTERFLQALRRFFARRGRCTDVYSDNGTNFVGARNQIRELFDLLKEKTHRETVAKECANEGIYWHFSPPSAPHFGGLWEAAVRSAKFHLLRVVGSNPVHQEDFVTLLTQVEACMNSRPMTSLSDDPLDLEPLTPAHFLVGGSLLSMPDPDLSDVQLNRLTRFQFVQRQLQDFWRRWRREYLSQLQARSKHWQPAVDVQVGRLVVVVESNQPPTQWKMGRIQELHPGEDGVTRVVTVRTSTGSLKRPLVKLCLLPMQDQNE; the protein is encoded by the coding sequence ATGGCAGTGTCGGACGATCTGGAGGAACTAATGGCACGGTTTTGGTCCTGCGAAGAAGTGGGAGCCGTCAGCAAATTCTCTTCAGAAGAAGCGCACTGTGAGGAGAATTACGAACGAACAGTCAAGCGGGAATCGGACGGACGGTACACGGTCACCCTCCCCAAGAACCCCGAAGTTTTGGCGGAAATCGGTGAATCGAAGGACATTGCTCTGAGACGGCtgcgagcggtagaacgaaggtTGTCCAAGGATGAGCTGCTTCGGAAGCAGTACAGCGACTTCATGACTGAATATCTGGAGCTCGGTCACATGCGAATGGTGAATGACTGCGAGGAGAATAGAGTCAAGCGTTGTTTTCTACCCCACCACCCGGTGATCAAGGAGTCCAGCACCACGACCAAAGTGAGAGTGGTCTTCGACGCTTCGTGTAAAACGTCTACGGGTGTATCACTCAATGATGCACTGTATGCTGGACCAGTCGTTCAGCAAGATCTCAGGTCGATCGTTCTCCGCAGTCGGATTCGTCAGGTGATGGTTGTAGCTGATGTGGAAAAAATGTTTCGGCAGATCTGGACGAATTTGGAGGACACTCCTCTACAATGCGTTTTGTGGACTTCACCAGATGGGAAGGTTTCCACATACGAACTTCTAACCGTGACGTACGGCACCAAATCTGCCCCGTATCTTGCCACTCGGACcttgaaacagctggcgtccgatGAGCGGGACAAGTTTCCTTTAGCAGCACCAACTATCGAAGAGGACGTGTATATGGACGACGTTATCTCTGGAGCAGAAGCGATCGAATTGAGAAGGCAAGTTGACGCGATGATGATCAGCGGTGGATTCAAACTGCGAAAGTGGGCTTCCAACCGGCCGGAAGTACTacgaggaattccaaaggaaaatcTGGCGTTACCTGATTCGAACGGCATTGATTGGGACCAGGATGCAGAGGTGAAAACATTGGGCTTAACATGGCTTCCCAATGTAGATCAATTCCGTTTCAAGTTCGAAATTTCTCCAATCACCGAGCATCAGATCCTCACGAAACGACAGGTGCTGTGTTTTACAGCGAGACTTTTCGACCCACTAGGCCTGCTTGGAGCGACCATCACTTCTGCGAAGATCTTCATGCAGCGGCTTTGGTGTCTGAAGAACGAAGAAGGCCAAAATCTCCAATGGGATGACCCACTACCCGAAATGGTGGGTGAGGAATGGCGAACATTCCACGAGCAACTTCCTTCGCTGAACAAAATTCGAATTCCACGATGCGTCATCGGTCCAGATTCAGTATCCGTAGAATATCACTGTTTCTCGGATGCCTCAACAGTCGCTTACTGTGCGACAATCTACGTTCGGAGCCAGAGAGACGATGGCGCAGTTTCTGTTCGCCTTTTGACCTCGAAATCAAAGTTGGCACCGCTCAAGGTGCAGTCTCTACCTCGATTGGAACTCTGCGGCGCACTTTTGGCAGCACAGCTTTGGGAAAAGGTAGCAGACTCGCTGAAAACAGATGGCCGAGTTCAATTTTGGACGGATTCGACATGCGTACTCCATTGGATAAGGTCACCACCAGGAACATGGACAACTTTCGTCGCGAACAGAGTTGCGAAAATTCAAGGTTTGACGGAAGCAGATCAATGGAGACACGTTCCTGGAGTTACAAACCCGGCTGATCTGATCTCGCGTGGAATCTCGCCGAACAACATCCTTGGGAACGATATGTGGTGGCATGGACCTACCTGGCTGCTGCAAAACCCTGAAAGTTGGCCCAAACCCGTGAAAAACACCCCAGAAGAAGAGTTGGAGAAACGACGCAATGTGGTGGCTTGTACTTCGTCGAAGGAATCTGGGTTCATTTCGGATTTTTTAGCCAAATTTTCATCGTTTACGAGATTGATTCGGATGACCGCATACTGGTTGCGCTTCCTGAACAACCTACGGTGCTCAGCAGATGAGAAACGGACAGGATATTTAACTAGTAGAGAACTGCAAGCTGCGGAGCAAACGATTCTCCAGAAGGTCCAGGAAGAGTCGTTCCCGGACGAAATCAGCAAGTTGTTGGCTGGCACACCTGTGGCTCGGAATTCTCCTCTGCGATGGTACAATccacaaatggacgaaaacggcatCCTACGAGTCGGGGGTCGATTAGCTCATTCCGAAGAGTCGCCGAGAACGAAGCATCCGATTGTTTTACCGGCAAGACACGCTCTCACTGAGTTGATCCTCCAGCATCATCATCAAATGTACCTCCACGCTGGGCCACAATTGCTTCTAGGTACGGTTCGGCAACGGTATTGGCCACTAGGTGGCAGAAACTTGGCGAGAAAGGTCGTCCACGAATGTCAGCGATGCTTTCGTGCAAAACCGTCCGCAATGCAGCAACAAATGGGAGAATTACCGGCAGCTAGAGTCACCGTTTCGCGTCCTTTCTCGAAAGCTGGTGTCGATTTCTTCGGGCCTGTGTATCTGCGAGCTGGTCGTGGACGGACACCGACAAAGGCATACGTCGCAATCTTCGTGTGCATGGCCACGAAGGCCGTGCATATGGAACTAGTCTCAGACCTTTCTACGGAGCGGTTTCTACAGGCGTTGAGACGTTTCTTTGCGCGCCGGGGGCGCTGCACCGATGTTTACTCGGATAACGGGACGAATTTTGTGGGAGCCAGAAATCAAATCCGAGAGCTGTTCGATTTGCTGAAAGAGAAGACACATCGTGAAACTGTCGCAAAGGAATGTGCAAACGAAGGCATATACTGGCACTTCAGCCCTCCAAGTGCCCCACATTTCGGGGGTTTGTGGGAGGCAGCAGTTCGATCAGCGAAGTTCCATCTACTACGAGTCGTCGGTAGCAATCCTGTGCATCAAGAAGATTTCGTCACCTTGCTGACACAAGTGGAAGCCTGCATGAATTCTAGGCCAATGACGTCACTCTCAGACGATCCTCTAGATTTGGAGCCGTTGACGCCGGCACACTTTCTGGTTGGAGGATCTCTGTTATCCATGCCTGATCCTGATCTCAGCGATGTCCAGCTTAATCGTCTGACGCGGTTCCAATTTGTGCAGCGGCAGCTTCAAGATTTCTGGAGACGCTGGCGACGCGAATATTTGTCCCAGCTTCAGGCCCGATCAAAACATTGGCAACCAGCAGTTGATGTTCAGGTTGGAAGATTGGTTGTGGTAGTTGAGTCGAATCAGCCACCTACACAGTGGAAGATGGGCCGGATTCAGGAGTTGCACCCGGGCGAAGATGGAGTCACTCGAGTGGTCACAGTGCGAACATCTACTGGCAGTTTGAAACGACCGTTGGTCAAACTCTGTTTGTTACCAATGCAGGATCAGAATGAATAA